A genomic region of Mesorhizobium sp. NZP2077 contains the following coding sequences:
- the tmk gene encoding dTMP kinase, with the protein MARGFFITFEGGEGAGKSTQIERLARKMRAKKYDVVLTREPGGSPGAEAVRHVLLSGAAEPFGPKMEALLFAAARSDHVEQVIRPAVEHGSIVLCDRFLDSSRVYQGVTGGIDPAFMDALEQVAINGMMPDMTLIFDIDPAEGLRRATLRRGSDADADRFEKETLAIHQARREAFLAIAAAEPGRCIVIDASADPDTVEHVVTAAVFAALEARATARNRQAAPV; encoded by the coding sequence TTGGCGCGCGGATTTTTCATCACCTTCGAAGGCGGGGAAGGCGCAGGTAAGTCAACGCAGATCGAGCGGCTGGCGAGGAAGATGCGCGCCAAGAAGTATGACGTCGTGCTCACGCGCGAACCGGGCGGCTCGCCGGGCGCCGAGGCGGTCAGGCATGTGCTGCTTTCAGGGGCGGCCGAGCCATTCGGGCCGAAGATGGAAGCGCTGCTCTTCGCCGCTGCCCGTTCCGACCATGTAGAGCAGGTCATCCGGCCGGCGGTCGAGCACGGCTCGATCGTGCTATGCGACCGTTTCCTGGATTCCTCGCGCGTCTACCAGGGCGTCACCGGCGGGATCGACCCGGCCTTCATGGATGCGCTGGAACAGGTCGCCATCAACGGCATGATGCCCGACATGACGCTGATCTTCGATATCGATCCGGCCGAAGGACTCAGGCGCGCGACGCTGCGGCGCGGCAGCGATGCCGACGCGGATCGCTTCGAGAAGGAAACACTTGCCATCCATCAGGCCCGTCGCGAGGCCTTCCTGGCGATCGCCGCGGCTGAGCCGGGACGCTGCATCGTCATCGACGCGTCCGCCGATCCCGATACGGTTGAGCACGTCGTCACCGCGGCCGTGTTCGCGGCTCTGGAGGCGAGGGCAACCGCCCGCAACAGGCAGGCCGCACCGGTATGA
- a CDS encoding MBL fold metallo-hydrolase: MTDRLRLTILGCGSSPGTPRITGDWGNCDPTNPRNRRMRTAALVERIAADGRRTTVVIDTGPDFREQMLLASVKRIDAVVYTHPHADHIHGIDDLRGYVLEQRHLIDIHADQPTMLRLRQAFGYCFETPPGSSYPPIVLAHIIDHAKSVVIEGEGGALTLEPLPQLHGDIISLGFRIGGLAYCPDISGFPDATAERLRGLEMLVIDALQYNTHPSHLSLGEALGWIEKLAPSNAVLTHMHVPLDYATVMAETPDKVVPAYDGMVIEIPFESAR; this comes from the coding sequence ATGACCGACCGGCTGCGCCTCACCATTCTCGGCTGCGGCTCGTCGCCAGGTACGCCGCGCATCACCGGCGACTGGGGCAATTGCGACCCGACCAATCCGAGGAACCGGCGCATGCGCACGGCAGCACTGGTCGAACGGATTGCCGCCGACGGCCGCCGTACCACCGTGGTCATCGACACCGGGCCGGATTTCCGCGAGCAGATGCTGCTCGCTTCGGTCAAACGCATCGATGCGGTCGTCTATACGCACCCGCATGCCGACCATATCCACGGCATCGACGATCTGCGCGGCTATGTGCTCGAGCAGCGCCACCTGATCGACATCCATGCCGACCAACCGACGATGCTGCGCCTGCGGCAGGCGTTCGGCTATTGCTTCGAGACGCCGCCGGGCAGCTCTTATCCGCCGATCGTGCTGGCCCATATCATCGACCACGCAAAGTCCGTGGTGATCGAAGGCGAGGGGGGTGCCCTCACCCTAGAGCCACTGCCGCAGTTGCATGGCGACATCATCTCACTCGGTTTCCGCATCGGCGGCCTGGCCTATTGCCCTGATATCAGCGGCTTTCCCGACGCCACTGCCGAGCGGCTGCGCGGCCTGGAGATGCTGGTCATCGACGCGCTGCAGTACAACACCCATCCCAGCCATCTGTCGCTCGGCGAGGCGCTCGGCTGGATCGAGAAGCTGGCGCCGAGTAATGCCGTGCTGACCCATATGCACGTGCCGCTCGACTATGCGACCGTGATGGCCGAGACGCCTGATAAGGTGGTCCCAGCCTATGACGGCATGGTGATTGAAATCCCCTTTGAATCAGCGCGATAA
- a CDS encoding agmatinase, with product MSASFLDLPDRLADSRRLRAVIFGAGHGSTYPGKDSSGYALAAEAIRAASQDDASLVEHWDFDLGGPLFDGKPVCCVDAGDISTTLHDNAGNRARVEAKTREVLALPAIPILLGGDDSVVIPFLAGFADHGPIWILQIDAHIDWRDEVHGKRYGYSSPMRRASEMPHVAGMVQVGLRSVGSARLAEIEAAQHYGSRFVTAREVHAQGVEAALRHIPEGARVVVTFDCDSLDPGIMPGVAARTPGGLTYTQAIDLIAGLGKRARIVGFDLVELYPPADIDGLSALTAARLLVNVIGTIVRQV from the coding sequence ATGAGCGCATCGTTTCTCGACCTTCCCGATCGCCTTGCCGATAGCCGCAGGCTTCGCGCAGTGATCTTCGGAGCCGGCCATGGCAGCACCTATCCCGGCAAGGACAGCAGCGGCTATGCCTTGGCGGCCGAGGCCATCCGCGCAGCCAGCCAGGATGATGCCTCGCTCGTCGAACACTGGGACTTCGATCTCGGCGGCCCGTTGTTCGATGGCAAGCCGGTCTGCTGCGTCGACGCCGGCGACATCTCGACCACCCTGCACGACAATGCCGGCAACCGCGCCCGGGTCGAGGCGAAGACGCGCGAGGTCTTGGCTTTGCCGGCCATCCCGATCCTGCTTGGCGGTGACGATTCCGTCGTCATCCCGTTCCTTGCCGGCTTTGCCGACCACGGACCGATCTGGATCCTGCAGATCGATGCCCATATCGATTGGCGCGACGAGGTGCATGGCAAACGCTACGGCTATTCGAGCCCGATGCGGCGGGCGAGCGAGATGCCGCATGTCGCCGGCATGGTGCAGGTCGGCCTGCGCAGCGTCGGCAGCGCGCGCCTCGCTGAAATCGAAGCGGCGCAACACTATGGCAGCCGTTTCGTGACCGCGCGCGAGGTGCATGCTCAAGGCGTGGAAGCGGCGCTCAGGCATATTCCGGAAGGCGCGCGGGTCGTCGTCACCTTCGACTGCGACAGCCTTGATCCCGGCATCATGCCGGGCGTGGCGGCGCGTACGCCGGGCGGCCTCACCTACACGCAGGCGATCGACCTGATCGCCGGCCTCGGCAAGCGGGCCAGAATCGTAGGATTCGACCTTGTCGAACTCTATCCGCCCGCCGACATAGACGGCCTGTCGGCCCTCACCGCCGCGCGCCTTCTCGTCAATGTGATCGGCACCATCGTCCGGCAGGTTTGA
- a CDS encoding DNA polymerase III subunit delta', with the protein MIFERIAPEQHDTLDGVPEPSETPRLVGHRQAAEMLAAAYRSGKLPHALIFAGPVGIGKATLAFHLAHHLLKHPAFAQAPESLAVPDPASPLSRQIATGAHPGVLHLTRPMNDKTKSFKTVVTVDEIRRVSRFLSMTSHDGSYRVVIVDPADDMNANAANALLKNLEEPPARTLFILIVHAPGSLLPTIRSRCQVIRLAPLDADDLLAVLQTAEPPPPGDPAARAALVERAGGSARNAILLTQYGGLEIAETLDALVAKGKSDIGGAYRLAEAVAGRDQAIQFDILNRRALDLLSDGASRAALAGDLARAKTLSDTWHEALDAISETETYNLDKKQHALTMIDRVKSAM; encoded by the coding sequence ATGATCTTCGAACGCATAGCGCCGGAACAGCATGACACGCTGGACGGCGTGCCCGAACCGTCCGAAACGCCCCGTCTGGTCGGGCACCGGCAGGCGGCCGAGATGCTTGCCGCCGCCTATAGGTCGGGAAAGCTGCCGCATGCGCTGATCTTTGCCGGACCTGTCGGTATCGGCAAGGCGACGCTGGCCTTCCATCTGGCGCATCACCTGCTGAAGCACCCGGCCTTCGCGCAGGCGCCGGAAAGCCTTGCCGTTCCCGATCCGGCCTCGCCGCTGTCTCGCCAGATCGCGACCGGGGCGCATCCGGGTGTGCTGCATCTGACGCGTCCGATGAACGACAAGACCAAGAGCTTCAAGACGGTCGTCACCGTCGACGAGATCCGCAGGGTTAGCCGCTTCCTGTCGATGACCTCGCATGACGGCAGCTACCGGGTAGTCATCGTCGATCCCGCCGACGACATGAATGCCAATGCCGCCAATGCCTTGCTGAAGAACCTTGAGGAGCCGCCGGCGCGAACGCTGTTCATCCTCATCGTCCACGCGCCGGGCAGTCTACTGCCGACGATCCGCTCGCGCTGCCAGGTGATACGCCTGGCGCCGCTCGACGCCGACGATTTACTGGCGGTGCTGCAGACCGCCGAACCGCCGCCACCGGGTGATCCGGCCGCACGGGCGGCGCTGGTCGAACGGGCAGGGGGCAGCGCGCGCAACGCGATCCTTTTGACGCAATATGGCGGGCTTGAGATCGCCGAGACGCTCGATGCGCTGGTGGCGAAGGGAAAGAGCGACATCGGAGGCGCCTATCGGCTCGCGGAAGCCGTCGCCGGCCGCGACCAGGCGATCCAGTTCGATATTCTCAACCGCCGGGCACTCGACCTTTTGTCGGATGGGGCAAGCCGGGCTGCGCTCGCCGGTGACCTCGCGCGGGCCAAAACGCTCTCCGACACCTGGCATGAGGCGTTGGACGCGATTTCCGAGACAGAGACCTACAATCTCGACAAGAAACAGCATGCCTTGACCATGATCGATCGCGTGAAGTCCGCGATGTGA
- a CDS encoding D-alanyl-D-alanine carboxypeptidase family protein produces the protein MQLRAFPPFAGFLGLALLLLCLVPAHAQLFETKATQAFMIDADTGTVLFSKDADKPIPPASMAKLMTMEVVFNAIKSGRLKLDDTFVVSENAWRKGGAPSGTSTMFAKLKSAIRLEDLIQGVTVQAANDGCIIIAEGMSGSEENFAAQMTERARQIGLKTSTFVNSTGLPADGQQTTVRELAQLALHLWRDYPDFYRYYGLKDFTWNKISQRNRNPLLAMDFGVDGLAVGASEAAGFGIVASVSHDGTRVIAAMSGLANDKERAEEARKLLDWGVRSFQKTEIFAKDEVVGEAQVFGGAKSGVTLKAKGPIDIFLPITNRDKMTAKIVYTGPVAAPVEEGQPVGALRVWIGDTLSQETPLFAAESIGVGTLPQRALDAVKELAIGWLR, from the coding sequence ATGCAGTTGCGCGCCTTTCCGCCATTTGCCGGCTTCCTGGGGCTGGCTTTGCTGCTGCTTTGCCTCGTTCCAGCCCATGCGCAGCTTTTCGAGACCAAGGCCACACAGGCGTTCATGATCGATGCCGACACCGGCACGGTGCTGTTTTCGAAAGACGCCGACAAGCCGATCCCGCCGGCCTCGATGGCCAAGTTGATGACCATGGAAGTGGTTTTCAACGCCATCAAATCAGGGCGCCTCAAACTCGACGACACGTTCGTGGTCAGCGAAAACGCCTGGCGCAAGGGCGGCGCGCCGTCGGGAACATCGACGATGTTTGCCAAGCTCAAATCGGCGATCCGACTCGAGGACCTGATCCAGGGCGTGACTGTGCAGGCGGCCAATGACGGCTGCATCATCATCGCAGAAGGTATGTCTGGATCCGAGGAAAATTTTGCCGCGCAAATGACGGAGCGGGCCCGCCAGATCGGCCTGAAAACATCGACCTTCGTCAATTCGACCGGCCTGCCGGCAGACGGCCAGCAGACGACGGTGCGCGAACTGGCGCAGCTGGCCCTCCATCTGTGGCGCGATTACCCGGATTTCTATCGCTATTACGGCCTGAAGGATTTCACCTGGAACAAGATCTCGCAGAGGAACCGCAATCCGCTGCTGGCCATGGATTTCGGCGTCGATGGTCTAGCCGTCGGCGCGAGCGAGGCGGCCGGCTTCGGCATCGTCGCTTCGGTCAGCCACGACGGCACGCGGGTAATCGCGGCCATGAGCGGGCTGGCCAACGACAAGGAACGTGCCGAAGAGGCGCGCAAATTGCTCGACTGGGGGGTCCGCTCCTTCCAAAAAACCGAGATCTTTGCCAAGGACGAGGTGGTGGGCGAGGCCCAGGTTTTTGGCGGCGCGAAATCCGGCGTGACGCTGAAGGCAAAAGGGCCGATCGACATCTTCCTGCCGATCACCAACCGCGACAAGATGACGGCCAAAATCGTTTACACCGGCCCGGTTGCAGCACCCGTGGAGGAGGGCCAGCCGGTGGGCGCGCTGCGCGTCTGGATCGGCGACACGCTGAGCCAGGAGACACCGCTTTTCGCCGCCGAGTCGATCGGTGTAGGAACACTGCCGCAACGCGCACTCGATGCGGTCAAGGAACTGGCGATCGGCTGGCTGCGATAG
- the metG gene encoding methionine--tRNA ligase — protein sequence MSRDTFYITTAISYPNGKPHIGHAYELIATDALARFQRLDGKQVFFLTGTDEHGIKMLQTAKREGISARELADRNSADFKRMATALNASNDDFIRTTEERHYAASQAIWKAMDANGDIYKGGYAGWYSVRDEAYYGEEETEVRPDNIRYGPQGTPVEWVEEESYFFRLSAYQDKLIALYESQPDFIGPAERRNEVMSFVKSGLKDLSISRTTFDWGVPVPGDDKHVMYVWVDALTNYITGVGYPDENDEKWRFWPADAHIIGKDIVRFHAVYWPAFLMSAGIPLPKRVFGHGFLFNRGEKMSKSVGNVIDPFTMVEHYGLDQVRYFFLREVPFGQDGSYSHEAIVNRTNADLANGLGNLAQRSLSMIAKNCGGVVPKRGDLTEADGAILDQAVAALATARKAMAGQGIHLALAAIFDVVAEADRYFAGQAPWALKKTDPERMETVLWTTAELVRRIALLCQPFVPGSATKLLDLLAVPADTRNFEHVHADYALVPGVALPVPEGVFPRYVEQPDANA from the coding sequence ATGTCACGCGACACATTCTACATCACGACCGCGATTTCCTATCCGAACGGCAAGCCGCATATCGGCCATGCCTACGAACTGATCGCCACCGACGCTCTCGCGCGCTTTCAGCGACTCGACGGCAAGCAGGTCTTCTTCCTCACCGGCACCGATGAGCACGGCATCAAGATGCTGCAGACGGCGAAGCGCGAAGGCATTTCGGCGCGCGAACTGGCCGATCGCAACTCGGCCGATTTCAAGCGCATGGCGACCGCGCTCAACGCCTCCAATGACGATTTCATCCGCACCACCGAAGAGCGGCATTACGCGGCCTCGCAGGCGATCTGGAAGGCGATGGACGCCAATGGCGACATCTACAAGGGCGGTTATGCCGGCTGGTACTCGGTACGCGACGAAGCCTATTACGGCGAGGAGGAGACGGAGGTCCGTCCCGACAATATCCGCTACGGGCCGCAGGGAACGCCTGTCGAATGGGTCGAGGAAGAGAGCTATTTTTTCCGCCTCTCGGCTTACCAGGACAAGCTCATCGCGCTTTATGAGAGCCAGCCCGACTTCATCGGCCCGGCCGAGCGCCGCAATGAGGTGATGAGCTTCGTCAAATCGGGGCTGAAGGACCTGTCGATCTCGCGCACCACCTTCGACTGGGGCGTGCCGGTTCCTGGCGACGACAAGCATGTGATGTATGTCTGGGTTGACGCCCTGACAAACTACATCACCGGCGTCGGCTATCCCGATGAAAATGATGAGAAATGGCGTTTCTGGCCGGCCGATGCGCATATCATCGGCAAGGACATTGTCCGCTTCCATGCGGTGTACTGGCCGGCCTTCCTGATGTCGGCCGGCATCCCGCTGCCGAAGCGCGTTTTCGGCCACGGCTTCCTGTTCAACCGTGGTGAGAAGATGTCGAAATCGGTGGGCAACGTCATCGACCCGTTCACCATGGTCGAGCATTACGGTCTCGACCAGGTGCGCTACTTCTTCCTGCGCGAAGTGCCGTTCGGCCAGGACGGCAGCTACAGCCATGAAGCGATCGTCAACCGCACCAACGCCGATCTCGCCAACGGCCTCGGCAATCTGGCGCAGCGCTCGCTGTCGATGATCGCCAAAAACTGCGGCGGCGTAGTGCCGAAGCGCGGCGATTTGACGGAAGCCGACGGTGCCATCCTGGATCAGGCCGTGGCGGCTCTCGCCACCGCGCGCAAGGCGATGGCCGGGCAAGGCATTCATCTGGCGCTCGCGGCGATCTTCGATGTGGTGGCGGAAGCCGATCGATACTTCGCTGGACAGGCACCATGGGCGCTGAAGAAGACCGATCCGGAACGCATGGAAACGGTGCTATGGACGACCGCCGAACTCGTGCGCCGTATCGCGCTGCTGTGCCAGCCCTTTGTTCCGGGGTCGGCCACGAAGCTGCTCGACCTGCTGGCGGTGCCTGCGGACACGCGTAACTTCGAGCATGTCCACGCCGACTATGCGCTTGTGCCGGGCGTCGCCTTGCCCGTGCCAGAGGGCGTGTTTCCGCGTTATGTCGAACAGCCGGACGCGAACGCCTGA
- a CDS encoding septal ring lytic transglycosylase RlpA family protein, with protein sequence MQATTRPRLRRASTLTLLAASAALLAACASQPEPKGMVNPKPRSKEYFAETEYGVKASPRVQFMRRGGGRDQLGKPYQVRGKWYYPKEDRHYAKVGLASWYGDAFHGRLTANGEVYDMSHLTAAHPTMPLPSYARVTNLETGSSVIVRVNDRGPYHENRIIDVSERAAQMLDYAKVGTAKVKVEYVGRAPLDGDDDQYLMASYHPGNRIPDPSDGLPTGVMVAMNGPSPSVPVGAAAVPFPGQLTNSGEAFALSAQAPAFGDLVLPDFGPIVPERPEIGLPPQSPFAVASLSYADERIKRADVFAALDDSGMAPADILRSWKKSNPQASPSSADYVAAGTFDDAAEAKRVAAALQPFGRTEIQRSDLDGNDWYAVNLYPNGHGGVDDLLQAAWSHGAPDALAVRN encoded by the coding sequence ATGCAGGCTACGACGCGCCCGCGTCTTCGTCGCGCTTCCACGCTCACGCTGCTTGCTGCGTCGGCAGCCTTGCTGGCGGCTTGCGCGTCGCAGCCTGAGCCGAAGGGGATGGTCAATCCCAAGCCTCGCTCGAAGGAATACTTCGCCGAAACCGAATATGGCGTGAAGGCAAGCCCGCGCGTCCAATTCATGCGGCGTGGCGGCGGTCGCGACCAGCTCGGCAAACCCTACCAGGTGCGCGGCAAGTGGTATTACCCCAAGGAAGATCGGCACTACGCCAAGGTCGGCCTGGCCTCGTGGTACGGCGACGCTTTCCATGGCCGGCTGACCGCCAATGGCGAAGTCTACGACATGTCGCATCTGACGGCCGCGCATCCGACCATGCCGCTGCCGAGCTACGCCCGTGTCACCAACCTCGAAACCGGCAGTTCGGTCATCGTGCGCGTCAACGACCGGGGACCGTATCATGAGAACCGCATCATCGACGTCTCGGAGCGCGCCGCGCAGATGCTCGACTACGCCAAGGTCGGCACCGCGAAGGTCAAGGTGGAATATGTCGGTCGCGCACCGCTCGATGGCGACGACGACCAGTATCTGATGGCGTCCTACCACCCAGGCAACAGGATTCCGGATCCGTCGGATGGCTTGCCAACCGGTGTCATGGTGGCAATGAACGGACCGTCGCCAAGCGTGCCGGTGGGCGCCGCCGCCGTGCCGTTCCCCGGTCAGTTGACGAATTCCGGCGAGGCGTTCGCCCTGTCAGCTCAGGCGCCGGCTTTCGGCGATCTGGTGCTGCCCGATTTCGGACCGATCGTACCGGAGCGTCCCGAGATAGGCCTGCCGCCGCAGTCGCCATTCGCCGTGGCCTCGCTGTCCTATGCGGATGAGCGCATAAAGCGCGCCGACGTCTTTGCCGCACTCGACGACAGCGGCATGGCGCCCGCCGACATCCTGCGGTCGTGGAAGAAGTCCAACCCGCAGGCCTCGCCCTCTAGCGCCGACTATGTCGCAGCCGGAACGTTCGACGATGCCGCCGAAGCCAAGCGCGTGGCCGCCGCACTTCAACCTTTTGGCAGAACAGAGATCCAGCGTTCCGATCTCGACGGCAATGACTGGTACGCGGTCAATCTCTATCCCAACGGTCATGGCGGCGTGGATGATCTGCTGCAGGCCGCATGGTCGCACGGCGCGCCGGACGCCTTGGCTGTGCGCAACTGA
- a CDS encoding GNAT family N-acetyltransferase yields MRDAPRKNARDYRGEEWVVHDVAAQEADAIVRQHARPGFAISVVIANDEPDGPTRTAYKALGYRLLRTEGFFVQPLRQISSPPAAVSPAVVSIERVQTVERAAQLAAIIRRRPIAADLLGDDAPFRQYVAVDGDEIVGRVRSIDAVGATWCAAMYVEPSHRRRGIGQALMSRMLQDDQARGARCSMLLATHAGALLYPRMGYERIGTLLIFGPKKRTVQ; encoded by the coding sequence ATGCGCGATGCGCCGCGCAAGAATGCTCGCGACTACCGTGGCGAGGAATGGGTCGTCCATGACGTCGCTGCCCAGGAAGCCGATGCGATTGTGCGGCAGCATGCGCGACCGGGTTTCGCTATCTCCGTCGTGATCGCAAACGACGAACCGGATGGGCCGACGCGAACCGCATACAAGGCTCTCGGCTACCGGCTGCTGCGGACGGAGGGTTTTTTCGTCCAGCCATTACGTCAGATTTCAAGCCCGCCGGCGGCCGTCTCGCCGGCGGTCGTCTCGATTGAGCGTGTCCAGACAGTCGAACGGGCGGCGCAGCTGGCCGCGATTATCCGCAGGCGGCCGATCGCGGCCGATCTGCTCGGCGACGACGCGCCGTTCCGCCAATATGTGGCGGTCGATGGCGACGAGATTGTCGGGCGTGTGCGCAGCATTGACGCCGTGGGCGCCACCTGGTGCGCGGCCATGTATGTCGAGCCATCGCACCGGCGTCGCGGCATCGGCCAGGCGCTGATGTCCAGAATGCTGCAGGACGACCAGGCTCGTGGAGCGCGATGCTCTATGCTGTTGGCGACGCATGCCGGAGCGCTGCTTTATCCCCGCATGGGCTATGAGCGGATTGGAACGCTGCTGATATTCGGGCCAAAGAAACGAACGGTACAATGA
- a CDS encoding aminotransferase class I/II-fold pyridoxal phosphate-dependent enzyme yields the protein MATTTQYDPRQILDARLRQAGASKTVYALVTPEIETVKAELLGSSGGNGPDPVRAAYLDQFRHAWTGKQNALHRRFFDTWLGWAKPMAPLDPAAFPFSYPTSGASEPLFHLIADYGNRARVEGFSPRLVIFRGEYEGYKAYAEACGVAVVEYERHAWRDVADTVNPRDLLCLSQPSAIDGMVWPQANEFLRRLSQRANPAQLVLDLTYVGATGEPPAETILADAPCVSAVVISLSKPFGAYYDRIGGVFCRSENLGLFGNQWFKNLTSLQLGIRLMERFDVFAMARRYASIQGSVAEHAGQALGLALTPADVFILAQAAAGAQNDPDLASYLTRAPGAVDARPRLCLTPGMAERIGMANPNSETLS from the coding sequence ATGGCCACGACTACGCAATATGATCCGCGACAGATCCTTGATGCGCGCTTGCGTCAGGCCGGCGCCAGCAAAACCGTTTACGCCCTCGTCACGCCCGAGATCGAAACAGTAAAGGCCGAGCTGCTCGGCAGCAGCGGGGGGAACGGCCCCGATCCGGTCCGCGCAGCCTATCTCGATCAGTTTCGCCATGCCTGGACCGGGAAGCAGAACGCACTGCACAGGCGGTTCTTCGACACTTGGCTCGGCTGGGCAAAGCCGATGGCGCCCCTGGACCCGGCTGCCTTTCCATTCAGCTATCCCACATCAGGCGCAAGCGAGCCGCTTTTTCATCTGATTGCCGACTACGGCAACCGCGCACGCGTCGAGGGGTTTTCGCCTCGGCTTGTGATCTTTCGCGGCGAATATGAGGGCTACAAAGCGTATGCGGAAGCCTGTGGCGTTGCGGTGGTGGAATATGAACGCCACGCCTGGCGCGATGTCGCCGATACCGTCAATCCCCGGGATCTACTCTGTCTCAGCCAGCCCTCGGCCATCGATGGCATGGTGTGGCCGCAGGCCAATGAATTTCTGCGTCGCCTGAGCCAGCGCGCGAACCCGGCCCAGCTCGTCCTCGATTTGACCTATGTCGGGGCGACCGGCGAACCGCCGGCGGAGACGATCCTCGCCGACGCGCCTTGCGTGAGCGCCGTGGTGATCAGCCTGTCCAAACCGTTCGGCGCCTATTACGACCGCATCGGCGGGGTGTTCTGCCGATCGGAGAATCTCGGCTTGTTTGGCAATCAATGGTTCAAGAACCTGACATCGCTGCAATTGGGAATACGGCTGATGGAGCGGTTCGACGTCTTCGCCATGGCGCGCCGCTACGCGAGCATTCAAGGCAGCGTCGCCGAACATGCCGGCCAGGCGCTCGGCCTTGCCTTGACGCCCGCGGACGTCTTCATCCTTGCCCAGGCCGCGGCGGGAGCGCAAAACGATCCCGATCTGGCCTCCTATCTGACGCGTGCCCCTGGGGCAGTCGATGCCCGGCCACGCTTGTGCCTGACGCCAGGCATGGCGGAGCGGATCGGCATGGCCAATCCGAATTCCGAGACGCTGTCATGA
- a CDS encoding TatD family hydrolase — MLVDSHCHLDFPDFAEERAAIVARAKAAGIGRMVTISTRVKRFQQILEIAETFDEVYCSVGTHPHNAAEELDVTTAELVRLSAHPKVVAIGEAGLDYFYDKAPRDAQAQGFRNHIAAARETGLPLVIHSRDADDDMAGILEDETGKGAFPFILHCFSSGRRLAEVGVALGGYVSFSGILTFKNSAELRAIAADVPHDRLLVETDAPYLAPIPFRGKRNEPAYVAHTARVLAETIGVSEAEVADLTTNNFFRLFGKMPRPAEQSA; from the coding sequence ATGCTTGTCGACAGCCACTGCCATCTGGATTTCCCAGATTTCGCCGAGGAGCGGGCGGCCATTGTCGCCCGCGCCAAAGCGGCCGGTATCGGCCGCATGGTGACGATCTCGACCCGTGTGAAGCGCTTTCAGCAAATACTTGAAATCGCAGAGACTTTCGACGAGGTGTATTGCTCGGTCGGCACCCATCCGCACAATGCCGCGGAAGAACTCGACGTCACGACTGCCGAGCTTGTCCGTCTATCGGCTCATCCGAAGGTGGTGGCGATCGGTGAAGCCGGGCTCGATTATTTCTACGACAAGGCGCCGCGCGATGCGCAGGCGCAGGGCTTTCGCAATCATATTGCCGCGGCTCGCGAGACCGGCCTGCCGCTCGTCATCCATTCGCGCGACGCCGATGACGACATGGCAGGTATTCTCGAGGACGAAACAGGGAAGGGCGCCTTCCCTTTCATCCTGCATTGTTTCTCCTCCGGACGCCGGCTGGCCGAGGTGGGCGTCGCGCTCGGCGGCTATGTCTCGTTCTCGGGCATCCTGACCTTCAAGAATTCGGCCGAATTGCGCGCCATCGCCGCCGACGTGCCGCATGACCGGCTGCTCGTCGAAACAGACGCACCCTATCTGGCGCCGATACCGTTTCGCGGCAAGCGCAATGAGCCGGCCTATGTCGCGCACACGGCACGAGTGCTGGCGGAAACGATTGGCGTCAGCGAGGCTGAGGTCGCCGATCTGACGACGAACAATTTCTTCCGGCTGTTCGGCAAGATGCCGCGGCCTGCCGAGCAGAGCGCCTGA